Within Gemmatimonadota bacterium, the genomic segment TTCCGCGGTCGGGCGCGAATCCCAGTGGGCGACGTAGAGCACGCGCCGCGCCTCATGGGGCCGGAATCGCGCCAGGATGTTCCGCATCGGCAGCCGCTGGCCATCGACCGTGACGTGGGTCCACTGTTGGACCATCACCGTATCCGCGCGTCGCCGAAGTTCGGCGACGAGCCAGTCACCCGCGGCGCGATGGGCCGCCGAGCCCGGCACCCGCGCACCGAACCCGAGCTGCTTCACGACACTGGCCATCGCCGCAGCGCCATCGAACTCGACCCCCTGGCTAGCGCCAGCGCCCGTCGACGAGGCGCGCTGGTCGGCGCGCGAGGCGGCGTCAGCCCCGCTGCACGCCGCGGCGACGAGCAGGGAGCCCCCGAAGAGCACCGCGGACCCGAGCATCCCTCGGCGGCGGGGGGGACGCGGGATGGTCGAGGAGCAGGAGAGCATGGCGGCAGGACTCCGGTGGCGAGGGCGCACCTTCCGGCGCGGGCGGGGTAATCCGTGCACGGCCTTGCCCCGCACCGGATGGCCGGTGGAATATACGAGTCCGGGAGCGCGGACCGCGCTCGCTGGCCTTCGGTCGACCGTCGGCCAGTCGCTCCTCGCCCGTCCCCCGCCCGTTCCCCGCACCTCCCCGGCGTGAAGATCGTCGCCCGCTACATCCTCAAGGAGCACGCCGGCCCGCTGATGTTCGCGCTATCCGCGCTGACGTCGCTGCTGTTGCTCAACTTCGTTGCGAAGAAGTTCGGCGACCTGGTGGGCAAGGGCCTCCCCTGGACGGTGATCGCGGAGTTCCTGCTGCTCTCGATCCCGTTCACGCTCGCGATGACCCTGCCCATGGCGGTGCTCGTCGCGACGCTGCACGCCTTCTCGCGACTCGCATCCGAGAACGAGATCACCGCCTTCAAGGCGAGCGGCGTGAGCATGCAGTACCTCGTGCGGCCGGTGATCCTCGCGTCGGTGGGACTCACGCTGTTCATGGTCTGGTTCAACGACCAGGTGCTGCCGCGCGCGAATCACCGACTCGCGACCCTCCAGTCCGACATCGCGCGCGTGAAGCCCACGCTCGCATTGCAGGAACAGGTCATCAACGAGGTGGTGCCGCGGCAGCTCTTCCTGCGCGCCGGTCGGATCGCCTCGGGCACGAACCAGATGCGCGATGTCACGATCTACGACCTCGGCGACCCGGCGCGCCGGCGCACGATCGTCGCCGACAGCGGCGTCCTCGCGTTCAACGCGACCGGGGAGGACCTCATCCTCACGCTGCACGACGGCTCGATGGTCGAACTCTCGGCGACCGAGCCGGACCAGTTGCAGCGCAGCTTCTACAAGACGGACGTGATCAAGGTCCGTGGGGTCGCGGTGCGCCTGGACCGCAACGAGGACCGCCGCTCGTACCGGTCGGATCGCGAGCTGACCGTCTGCGAGCTGCAGGCCCGCGTGCACGACGCCTCGATCCAGCGCGACAGTGCGTGGGTACGGCTCAAGCGCGCCAAGGGCGAGGCGGCGCAGGTGCCGGGCGGCGGTGGTGGGGTGGGCGCACTCTACTGCCGAGCCGTGGCCGGCGCGAAGTCGCTCGTCGGCGCAGGGATCGCGACGTTCGGCGGCGCGGCCGGAGACGCGGGGGCGGACTCGACGACGGCGGCCGGGGGGGCGAGCGTCGTCCGCCGGCCGCCCAAGCCACGTCCCGCCGGTGACAGTGTCGTGGCCGAGGCGCCCGTCGTCGCGCCCTCGGCGGGTGCACCGTCGGCGTACCAGCCGCGCCTCGCGCCGCAGTCCGAGGTGCCGGGGGAGCCGCCGCGGGAAATCACCGAAGTGGAGCTCATGGGCATGCAGCTCGAGCTCGACGTGTCGCAGAACACGATCGACCAGTTCCGCGTGGAGATCGAGAAGAAGTTCGCGATCGCGACGGCCTGCATCGTGTTCGTCCTCCTCGGCGCCCCGATCGCGCTGCGGTTCCCGCGCGGCGGCGTGGGGCTGACGATCGGCGTGAGCCTCGGCGTCTTCGGGGTCTACTACGTGGGCCTGCTCGGGGGCGAGGCACTCGCCGACCGGGCGATCGTCGGGCCCTCGGTGGCGATGTGGGCGGCGAACGTCCTGCTCGGGGTCGTAGGGGTCTTCCTCACCCTGCGCCTGGGGAGCGAAGGCTCGACGTCGCGCGGCAGCGAGACGTCGGAGTGGTGGGGACGCGTGGTCGAGCGCTTCCGGCGACGGAAGGCGGCATGAGGCTCCTGCGCCCGCTCGACCGCTACGTCCTCTCGGAGTTCTGGAAGGTGCTCGCGGCGACCGCGCTCGGCTTCCCGCTGCTGGTCATCATCATCGACGTGAGCGAGAAGCTCGACCAGTACCTGTCGCGCAAGCTGCCGATGGGCGACATCGTGCTCGCATACCTCTACGGCATCCCGGACACGATGTTCCTCGTGCTGCCGGCGGCGGTGCTCTTCGCGACGGTCTTCACGATCGGCGGGTTCACGCGCCACAGCGAGATCACGGCGGCGAAGGCCTCGGGGATCAGCTTCCATCGGTTCATCGCGCCGATCGCGGTGGGCGCGCTCGCGGCCACGGGGTTCGGCCTCTTGCTCGCCGAGGTGGTGCCGCCGCTCAATGCGCGCCGCCTGGAGCTGCTCCAGGAGAAGGTATTCAAGAACACGGACAAGCGCGCGAACTTCGCCTATCTCTCGGAGACGGGGCGCGTCTACAAGGTGGGATTCGCCGATGTCACGACCTCGCGGCTCGAGGGCGTGGAGATCGAGCGCCCTGGCGCGGGACCGGACTATCCGAGCTACGTCATCGCCGCGAAGTCGGGCACGTGGGACGGCAAGGGGAACTGGCTGCTGGCCGACGGCGTGATGCACATCCTGCCGGACTCGATGTCGAACGTGACGGTCTCGTTCGACTCGCTCCGCGACTCCCGGTTCACGGAAGCGCCGACGAACCTGATGGCGAACCCGAAGGCGCCCGCGGAGATGGGGTACCGCGACCTGGGCCGGTTCATCGAGGCGATGGAGCGCTCGGGCACGGACGTCAACAAGCTGCGGGTGGAACGGATGCTCAAGATCGCGATCCCGGTGACCTGTTTCATCATCATGCTGATCGGGGCGCCGCTCGCGACCTCGACCCAGCGTGGGGGAACCGCCTACGGGATCGCGATCAGCCTCGCGACCACGGTTATATTCCTGATGCTGTTGCAGATGACCCAGGCGATCGGTGCGGGCGGCCTCATCATGCCCGAGCTCGCGGCCTGGATCCCGGGAGCGATCTTCGGCGTGATCGGCTCCTATCTCCTCATCAAGGTCCGGACCTAGCGTGTCGCACCGTCCCACGGAGTCCTTCCCGGTCGTCCAGCGGCAGAGCCTCGTGTTCTTCCGCCAGATGGGGCGGGACACGCTGGGGTTCCTCGGCGGCGTGGGCGGGCGCGTGCTCTTCATCCGCGACATCGCGCGCGCGTTCCGCGAGGGTCCCACCTGGCGCGGGCAGGTGATCCACCAGATGCGGGCGATCGGCGTGGACTCGTTGCCGCTAGCGCTGATGGTGGCAGCCTTCATCGGGGGCGTGATCGCGATCCAGATCCGCTACCAGCTGTTCCCGGGCATCGCGCTCTCGATCGTGGGGCTCTCGACGCGGCAGATCGTGATCCTCGAGACAGGGCCACTGCTGACGGGACTGGTCCTCGCGGGCCGGGTGGGTGCGAAGATGACGGCCGAGATCGCGACGATGCGCGTGACGGAGCAGGTGGACGCGCTCGAGACGCTGGCGTTCGACCCGGTGGCCTACCTGGTGGTGCCGCGGCTGGTGGCGGCGATCATCATGCTCCCGATCCTGACGGTCTTCGCCGACGTGATCGGCGTGCTGTCCGGGATGATGGCGGCGGTCACGGTCGCCGATGTGCAGTTCGCCCAGTTCATGGAGGGCGTGCGGCTCGGCTACGACCAGTTCCAGGTGACATACAGTTTGATCAAGGCGACCCTGTTCGGTGCGGCGATCGCCTTCCTGTGCACGTATGAGGGATACACCACCTTCGGCGGCGCGGAGGGCGTGGGCAAGAGCACGGCGAAGGCGGTCGTGATCTCGTCGATCGCCATCCTGATCCTCGACGCCTGTACCGCAGTCCTCCTCGCCCCATACCTTCAAGGATGAAGCGACGCGACGAAGTGCTCGTGGGCATCGTGGCGACCGCCGCGATCGGCCTCGCCGTCATCGGCTCGATGTTCCTGGCCCGCGGCGGCCTCCTGCCCGGCTATGTGGTCTACTCGGCCTTCGACTGGGGCTCCGGCCTCCGGCAGGGGCAGCCGGTGATGCTCTCGGGCGTCTCGGTGGGCTACGTGGATGCGGTGGACATCCGGCGTGACGGGAAGCTCCTCGTCACGATGCGGATCTACAACAAGTACCAGGTCCCGAAGGGCACGACGGCGGCGGTGGCGCCGAACGGCGTCTTCGGCGACATGATGGTGGCCATGAAGCCGTCGATCCCGACGGACGACTTCTTCGCGATCGGCGACACCATCCCGGCCGGCCCCGGAACCGTCGGGATCGGCGAGGTGCTCACGAAGGTCGACGCGATCAGCCAGGACGTGCAGGCGTTGACCAAGGCACTCCGCACGGAACTGGTGGACGAAGGCGGCCTCCGCGAGGTGCGCCGCACGGTGACGAGCGCCAACGCGCTGATCGCCTCGCTGAGCGAGATCGCGGAGCAACAGGCAACCGAACTCACCCGCACGCAGCGGTCGATCCAGCGACTCGCGAGCTCGATCGACTCGGCGCAGGTCGACTCGACGGTGCGTGCCCTCGGCGAGCTCTCGCGGAACGTGAACGTCCTCACGAACGACCTTCGTGGGACGACCGAGCAGCTCAACGCGGTATTGAAGAAGGTCGACAGCGGGAATGGGTCGGCAGCGCAGTTGCTGAACGACCCGGGGCTGTACCGCGACGTACGGGGGCTGGTGCAGCGACTGGACAGCCTTACGACGGACTTCCAGCGGAATCCGAAGAAGTACGTGAAGCTCAGCATCTTCTGAGCTGAAGGCCGAAACAGGATCCTTCGGCGTTTCTCGATGGCGGGGCACCCCGATGATTCCGGGGTGCCCCGCTCCATTTCCGAGTCCGCCTGCCGCCGTGCGCGGTATCATCGGCGGCGCCCGCGGGGATGTGCCGGACATACTGCATCGCGTCGTCCTCCTTCGGCTGTGCGTCAGGCGAGTTCGCACCGCGGTCTTGGGCGCGCTGAGCGGGATCGCTTGGCGATGGAGCCGGGGACTTCGCGAAGCCGAGACATTGGGCGAACCGGCCCTGCGCGTTGCACGCGGCCCTCGGCGGCGATGCTGACCAGCTCCGATTGTAGGCGCCGCACGGCCGTGCTGGCGCCGCGCGCTGCGGCCACGCAACGGAAGCGGCAACAGGTCGCGCCGAACCGGTCATTGCGGGCATCAGCACAACGGCCCGGCGAGCTATGCTCGCCGGGCCGTTGGCAGATGGCAGTGGACCTTGGAATCAGTCCATAGTGCTGGTGGTTCTGCCCGCTGCTCAGTTGAAGATGTACCGCGCCCCGAACTGGATCCGGAACACGTCACCCACACCCGCGTTTCGCTGGAAGCTGCGGCTGATGAGCCTATTCCCGATGTTCCGGAGCCGGAACTGCGGCTGGCCGCCAGCGGTCGTTCCCGCGGGGACGAGCGGCGAGGTGGAGACGAAGCTCCAGCTGCGCCCCCAATCCGAGTTGAACATGTTCGAGAAGTTCAAGATGTCCATCCGGAACTGGATCGTGTGCCGCTTTCCAGCGACCATCTGGGTGACATCCTGCGAGACGCTGAGGTCCATGCGAGTCACCATCGGCATGAAGACTGCGCCGCGCTCCACGATGCCGCCGCGATGATTGCGAAGGTACCGGTCCTGACTGATGAAGTCCTCCCAGGCCTCAAGCTGCTGCGCCGGAGTGAACGTCGCGCCAGACGCAGTGAACTGCGTGAAGATGATCTCAGAGGAGTTCTTCGGGATATAGATGAGGTCGTTTGAAGTACCTCCGTCCCCGTTGAGATCGCCACCATAGACGTAGCTTCCGTTGCCCTGCGTGCGGCTCTCGAGGAACGCCGACACGGTCGTACGGCCGAACGAGAAGAAGTTCCGTCCGTAGGACGCGACCGCGAACCAGCGGTGACCGAGCGACGTGCCGGAGTATCCAACGGCGGGGGCGTTCGGATCGCCCGTGTGCTGATTTCCGAACCACGACCCCGAGGCGATCGATCCGGCATCGACGGTGTTGCGCGAGACTCCGTAGCTGTAGGCGCCCTTCGCGTAGAAGCCGTTCATGAAGCTCTTCTCGAGCGAGGCCGCGATGTTCCAGGAGTTGCCGCGATTCTGGTTCTTGAGCGTCACCGCATTCGTGATCTTGCAGTTGATGCGATTCTGCACGCCGGCGAGGGATCCCGTCCCGGGGCAGTCATCGATGCTCCAGCGCGCGCGGGGATCCGGGCCGGTGAAGCGCGAGTCCGACGGGCTCAGGTTGGCATCGAAATAGGCGACGCCATTGATCTCCTGACCGAGCAGCCACTCGATGGTGCCGACCATCCCACCAGGGAGCTTTCGGTCGATCGCGAGGTTCGTCCGGAGCAGCTGGGGGAACTTGAAGTCGGGATCGGTGAAATTGACCTCATACGAGGCCGCGGGCGCGCCGGTGACCGAGGCCGGCTTGTAGTGATCCGGGTCGGGATGGAACGGCCGATTCGTCACGTTGTCCAGCCGCTCGAATCCCGTGAGCACACCGTTGTTCCCCACCTGATTCGAGATCCAGACATACGCGGGGCGACCGGTGAAGACGCCTGAGCCGCCGCGCACCTGGGTGACGCCATCGCCGTTCACGTCCCAGTTGAACCCGAGCCGGGGCGAGAAGAGGATCTTCGAGTCCGGAAGCTTCCCGGTCGAGTACTGGCGTGTCCGCCCGAGGTTGTCGACGAAGTTCATCGCATCGACCTCGGCGTTCTCGAATGCCGTGTTGCCGAAGATCGGCATCTCGGCGCGCACACCGAAGGTCATCGTGAGGTCGTCCGTCGGACGCCACTCGTCCTGCGCGTAGATGCCGGCGAAGGTGACCTCGAGCGGCTGGATCGGCTTCACCTGCCCCGGGATGTTGTTCCACCGGACCTCGAACCGTCGTAACGTGACCGGCGAGGCGGTGCGATTCGGGTTCGCGAGATAGTCGTTCGCGTCCGTATACCAGTCGGCGAGCGAGTTGTACACGTACGCGCTCTGCGACCCTGGGAAGAAGACATTCTCGGACTCGTACTTCTCGACGCTCACGCCGAACGTGAGGTCGTGGTTGTCACCGTAGATGTTGAAGTTGTTCTGGAACTGGAAGCTGTTGTAGCGCAGCTCGTTGTTCGGCGTGAACGGCTCGAAGCCGAACGTCGTGTAGACCGCGCCGGCGTTCAGCACGTCAACCATCGGGAAGACCGACCCGCGGGAGTCGCGGCTCTCGTCGTTCTTGGTGAAGCCGACGATCATGTTGTTCGACATCCGATCGCCGATCACCGCGTTCCATTCAGCGACGTACGAGTCGATGATCTCGAGGATCTGGTAGTTCGAGTTCTGGAAGTTCAGGCCGTTCGCGTTCGTGCGGCGGGTGCCGAAGCCGAGCGACGACGAGTTCGAGAGCAACACGTCGGTCTTGGAGTCCAGCTTCGTGTAGCGGAAGCTGAACTTGTGCCGGTCATTGAGCGCGTAGTCGAACTTCGCCGTGAGGCGCATCGACGGCACTTCGTGGTCGTATCCCTGATACGGACCGGTCTGGTACGAGAACGAGTTGTTCAGGAAGCTGCTCAGCGAGTCGAGGTCACTGCGGAGCACACGGGTCACCTGCCCGGTGACCGTCTCGCCGCCCTCGTTCGCACGCCAAGTTGTGCCCGGCTCGGTGAGACCGTCGCTCTCGTAGGAGACGAAGAAGAACAGCTTGTTCTTCAGGATCGGGCCGCCGAGACGGAAGCCGATCTGCGAGTAGTCGAACGTGCCGGGGTTGAACGCCCGGCCGCCGACGCGCGTGCCGACCATGCTCTGGTCGCGCCACTGCGTGTAGACGGAGCCCGAGAACTCGTTGTCGCCCGACTTGGTGATCGTGTTGACCGCCGCGCCGGTGAAGTTGCCCTGGCGGACGTCGTACGGGGCGATGTTCACCTGCAGCGCCTCGATCGCGTCGATCGAGATCGGCGAGACGCCCGTGCGGTCGCCGGGCTGACCCGAGAGGCCGAACGAGTTGTTGAAGTAGGCGCCGTCCACCATGATGTTGTTCAGGCGATTGTCGACGCCGGCGAACGACGAGCCGCTCGCCTGCGGCGTGAGGCGCGTGAAGTCATCGATGCGGCGCGAGATCGTCGGCAACTGCTCGAGCGCCGTCTGTGACACCGCGGTCGCCGCGCCCGTGCGCGTCTCCGCGATCTCCGACCCGGTCGACGTCACCGTCACCGCCGTCAGCGTGGTCGCGATCTGGCCCATGCGGAAGGCGACGTCGGTCGAGACGCCGAGCGAGACGGTCAAGCCGTCCTTCGACTGCCGGGCGAACCCGATCCGGGTCGCCTCGACGGTGTAGGGGCCGCCGACGCGCATGCCGGGGATGTTGAAGCGGCCGTCCGCCCGGGTCATCGCCTGGTACACGGTGCCCGACGGGCGGTGCGTGGCGGTGACGCGGGTGCCCTCGAGCGGGCCACCCGCCGAGTCGGTGACGGTGCCGCGCATCGACCCGGTCGTGACCTGGGCCGAGGCAGTCGTCGACCAAAGCGCCCCGACCAGGGCCATCGCCCCGTACAAGGCCAGTCTGCGAAGACTACGGTACATGTGATGTCCTCATTTGCCGTGAGATTCGTCCTTCCACAACGCCACAAATGTAGTGCATCCGGACCGGATTCGTCCAAGGCGGATTTCCGGCCCGGGTCCTGCCGGGACCGGATCGTTACCGGTCCCCTCCCCCATCCCCTGCCCGGAGCTCAGGCCCCCGCCCCCGGCCGACTGTCAAATAGTAGAGCGGCACCCCCGTCAGGCAGGCGCCGAAGACGCCGAGCGTCTGCCAGCGGCTGGATTCCTGCACCAGCGCATTCCCGAGCAGATAGAGGACGGCCACCATGAAGATCGCGGGGACGACCGGGTAGCCCGGGCACCGGAAGGCAGGCTGATAGTCCGCCCGCCCGCGGAGCCGGTAGATCGAGGCGACCGCGAGGAAATAGAACGGGAGGAACGCGGTGACGAACGCGTCCGCCAGCTGCTCGAAGCTCCGGAGCAGCACGAAGGTCGCCCCGATCAGGGCCGTGAGCGACACCGCCACCCAGGGCGTCCCAAAGCGCGGATGCACCGCCGCGACCGACTTGAAGAAGAGGCCGTCGGCCGCCATCGCGAAGAACACCCGCGGGCTCGTGAGCAGCACGGTGTTCAAGGTCCCGAAGGTCGAGATCATCACCGTGACCGACACGAAGACCACGCCCGCGGGGCCGATCACCTTCTGCGCGACGTCCGCCGCGACCAGCTTGGAGATGCGGATCTCCTCGATCGGCAGGACCGCCAGATACGCGAGATTCGCCAGCAGGTAGATCGTGATCACCATGAGCGTGCCGCCGATCAAGGCGCGCGGCAGGTTCTTCTGCGGGTCCCGGACCTCCCCCCCGTTGTACGAGAGGTCGGCCCACCCGTCGAATGCCCAGAGCGTGCTCACGAGCGCCAGCCCGAAGGCGGGAATCGTGAAGCTCCCCTCCGGCAGGGCGGGCGTGTAGAACCCGCCGGTCTGCGGCAATCCGACCGCGAACGCGACCAGGACGATGAACATCAGTCCGCCGTACTTCGCCACGACGGTGAGGTTCGTGAAGGCCGACCCGACGCGGACGCCCACGATATTGAAGACGCCGGTCAGCAGGATCGCGGCAGCAGCGATGTACCGCACCATCATCGCCTGCTCGTCGGACGCGGCCGAGCCGGTCCTGACGCGCCAGAAGTACTCAGAGAACGTGATCGCGATCGCGCCCAGGGACGCGGCACGGATCATCACGAGCTGGCTCCAGCCGAAGACGAATGCCGGGACCCGCCCCCAGCCCTGCCGGACGAAGACGTAGACCCCGCCCGTCTGCGGGAGCGCGCTCGCGACCTCGGCGAGCGTGAGGGCGCCGCAAATGGCGAAGATGCCGCCGGCGACCCACGACATGAGCATGGGCAGCGGGCCGGGCAACTTGTCCGCGATGCCGGCCGGCGAGCGGAAGATGCCGGAACCGATGGTCGATCCGATCACGACCGCGATCGCGCTCCAGAGTCCGAGGCGGCGCTCGAGGGTCGCGGGAGGGGGGGTGGCATTCATCCGCCGAAAGTACGCCGTGGGGCTCCCTCCGGCGAGGGGCGCCGGTGATAATTCACCGATGCCCGCCGTCCTCATCGCCGTCCTGTTCTGGTCCGCCACCGCCGCGGTCGTCGTGGCGCAGGTCATGATCCTGCGCTCCTCCGCCCGCGTGCTACGCGCCGCGGCCCCGGAGCGCCCGGTGCTGGAGTGGACATTCGCGGTCGGTCCGGCGCTGGTGCTGGCGCTCGTCCTCTTCCTGTCGTGGCGGGCGACGATGGCGCCGCCCTCGGTCGAGATCGAACTGCCGACGGTCCCCGGGGAGATCCGGTCATGAGCACGGCCGCGCCGGGTGCCCCCGTGCCCGTGGTCCCGGTGGAACGGACGCTGCTGCAGGACTTCGTCACCCTGACGAAGCCGCGCATCATCTCGCTCCTCCTCGTCACCACGGCCGCCCCGATGTACGTGGCGGGCGACCCGAGCTGGCAGATCGTCCTGCTCGTCATGCTCGGCGGCTACCTGATGGCCGGTGGCGCCAACGCGGTGAACATGTATCTCGACCGCGACATCGACGACGTGATGGCGCGAACGAAGCTGCGGCCGATCCCGAGCGGACGGATGCACGAGCGCCTCGTGCTCGCCTTCGGAGTGCTAATCGCCACGGCCGCGACCTGGATGCTCGCGACCTTCGTCAACGTCCTGACCGGCGCGCTCGCGCTCGCGGGCTTCTACTTCTACGTCTTCGTCTACACGCGCTGGCTGAAGCGCAGTTCGCCGCAGAACATCGTCATCGGCGGGGCCGCCGGCGCCTTCCCGCCGCTCGTGGGTTGGGCCGCGGTGACGGGGTCACTGGACCTCACCGCGTTCTTCCTCTTCCTCATCGTCTTCTACTGGACGCCGCCGCACTTCTGGGCACTCGCACTGAACAAACAGCGGGACTACGGGAACGCGAAGGTCCCGATGGCGCCGCTCGTCTGGGGCGAGCGGGAGACGATCACGCAGATGTGGTGGTACACGATCCTGCTCGTGGCGCTCACCGTCCTGCCGGTCGCGTGGGGTGCCTTCGGCCTCCCCTACCTCGTCATGGCGCTCGTGCTCGGCGGCTTCCTGCTGCACGGCGTGCACCGTGTGCGCGTGGCCGCCGACTACGTGAAGCCGGCCTGGTGGGTCTACGGCTACTCGCTCCTCTACCTCGCGCTCATCTTCCTCGCGATGGTGATCGACCGGCACCTCGTCGACTGGCTCGGGCGCTGAGCCGGGCGACCGTCGGCCGCGTCGGGTCGCGCTACACGACGATCAGGTCGCGCTGGATCTCGGCGGGTGTGATGACGAGGCGTCCGCCGCGATCGACGTAGCCGTTCACCTCGGTGCGCATCCCGATCTCCCCGGCGAGATAGATCCCCGGCTCGATGGAGAAGCCGACTCCCGGGACGAGCTCTCGCGTCTCGCGCGTCTCGAGGTTGTCGATGTTGGGGCCCATGCCGTGGAGGCCGCGAGCGTCGATGCTGTGGCCCGTCCGGTGCGTGAAGTACGGCCCGAAGCCGCGCGCAACGACCACGGCGCGCGCCGCGTCGTCCGCCTCACCCCCGCGCACCGCCTCGCCCGCCGCGAGCTTGCGATCGAGCAGCGCGATCGCCGCGTCGCGCGCGTCGCGGATGGCGGTCCAGACCTCGACGGCGCGCGCCGACGGCGCGCCGATGCTCGCCATCCACGTCTGATCCGCCCACATCCCCCTCCCTCCTGGCGCGGTCGCGAAGAGGTCGATCAGGACCACGTCGCCCTCGCGGAAGGCCCGTGGGGACGCTTCCGACGGCTCGTAGTGCGGGTTGGCCCCGTTCTCCGAGGCGCAGACGATCGGGCCATGATCCGCCTCGAGCCCGCGCGCGACGAAGGCCTCGCGGATCTGTGCCGCGACCTCGTGCTCCCGCAGCGGAGACCCGGCACGCACGGACTTCCCGATCCGCGCGAACGCCTCGAGGGCGATCTCGCGAAGCTGCTCCGCGTTCCGGCGATGCGAGGCGATCTCCGCCTCGCTCCAGACCGCGAAGAACCGCGTGACGAGCTCAGCGCTCGTCACCACCTCGGCGCCGGCCCCCCGTACCATCTCGAGCACGCCCGCGGGGACGCGGTCGACGACCGGCACCGCATCCCCTGCCGAATACTCCATCGCGATCCGCTTCCCCCGCACGAGCGGCGGCAGCGACGCCTCGAAGACCTCCCACGAGCTGTAGACCACCTTCTGCCACTCGGTCGGCCAGTCGGCCCAGGGCCCCTGCTCGATCGCGTGCGTGATCGCCACCGGCGTACCGGTCGCAGGGAGCCAGCAGAAGATCCGACGGGTGACCATCCCGTGGAAGCCGAGGAGCGAACCGGCGACGGGGTTCAATCCACGGAAATCGTACAGGAGCCAGCCGTCGAGGCCGGCTTCGACGAGGGCGGACTGGAGGGCGGGAAGGCTCGCGGGGGTGAGCATGGGACCTCGCTCAGCGGATGGAGCGCCACTCGGCGCGCCACTCGCAGGTCTTCTCGCCACGGGACGCGCAGCGGACGTGCTCCACGGCGCCGACGCCGCCGACGAGGAGCTGCATGAGTTCGCGCAGGATCGCCTCGTAGAAGGCGCAGCCGGCCTGTCGGGGCGCGGCGTCAAGCATCGGCGAGCCGGGCACGTCGAGCAGGATCGTCGCGCCTACGCGTCGCACCGACCCCGCGAGGAATCGCGCGCCGATCCGACGGAGATGGCGGAGCGCGAGCGGCCGTGCCAGCAGCGTCGGGAGCGAGCGGACCAGCGCGCGCGTGGGGCCCGGGATCCGCGCGTACGTCATCCGGGCGAGCACGCGTCCGGCCTCGCGGAAGACCGCCTCGGCGTCGGGTCGCCGCCCGATCAGCTTCGCGATGCCCGAGGCCTCCTCGAAGGGGAGACGCTGGCCGCGCTTGACCGCCTCGTTGTAGCGGCGGATCTGCGCGAGGACCGTATCGCTGAGCCCGAAGCGCTTGGTGCGCAGTTCGTCCACGAACTCCGCCTCGAGGTCACCATCGGGCATGTCCACGGCACGGACGGCCTCGAGCAGCACCAGCGGGACGAGCGGATCGACGGTCGTGGACATGCGCGGGGCTGAGGGTGGGGAACCGGGGAGCAAGCTAATGGTCCGGCGGCGCGGCCGCACGGCACCGATCGGCGGGGACCGGCGTTCATGGGGAGGCTCCCCGCTCCGCGCTTGCGCGTCCGGCGGGGAATCGGGCAGAATCCCCATTCCCCCCATGCACTTCTCCCCATCCGACGCAGCGCCCCTGGAGGGTTGTCACGCTGTTCACGC encodes:
- a CDS encoding TonB-dependent receptor, giving the protein MYRSLRRLALYGAMALVGALWSTTASAQVTTGSMRGTVTDSAGGPLEGTRVTATHRPSGTVYQAMTRADGRFNIPGMRVGGPYTVEATRIGFARQSKDGLTVSLGVSTDVAFRMGQIATTLTAVTVTSTGSEIAETRTGAATAVSQTALEQLPTISRRIDDFTRLTPQASGSSFAGVDNRLNNIMVDGAYFNNSFGLSGQPGDRTGVSPISIDAIEALQVNIAPYDVRQGNFTGAAVNTITKSGDNEFSGSVYTQWRDQSMVGTRVGGRAFNPGTFDYSQIGFRLGGPILKNKLFFFVSYESDGLTEPGTTWRANEGGETVTGQVTRVLRSDLDSLSSFLNNSFSYQTGPYQGYDHEVPSMRLTAKFDYALNDRHKFSFRYTKLDSKTDVLLSNSSSLGFGTRRTNANGLNFQNSNYQILEIIDSYVAEWNAVIGDRMSNNMIVGFTKNDESRDSRGSVFPMVDVLNAGAVYTTFGFEPFTPNNELRYNSFQFQNNFNIYGDNHDLTFGVSVEKYESENVFFPGSQSAYVYNSLADWYTDANDYLANPNRTASPVTLRRFEVRWNNIPGQVKPIQPLEVTFAGIYAQDEWRPTDDLTMTFGVRAEMPIFGNTAFENAEVDAMNFVDNLGRTRQYSTGKLPDSKILFSPRLGFNWDVNGDGVTQVRGGSGVFTGRPAYVWISNQVGNNGVLTGFERLDNVTNRPFHPDPDHYKPASVTGAPAASYEVNFTDPDFKFPQLLRTNLAIDRKLPGGMVGTIEWLLGQEINGVAYFDANLSPSDSRFTGPDPRARWSIDDCPGTGSLAGVQNRINCKITNAVTLKNQNRGNSWNIAASLEKSFMNGFYAKGAYSYGVSRNTVDAGSIASGSWFGNQHTGDPNAPAVGYSGTSLGHRWFAVASYGRNFFSFGRTTVSAFLESRTQGNGSYVYGGDLNGDGGTSNDLIYIPKNSSEIIFTQFTASGATFTPAQQLEAWEDFISQDRYLRNHRGGIVERGAVFMPMVTRMDLSVSQDVTQMVAGKRHTIQFRMDILNFSNMFNSDWGRSWSFVSTSPLVPAGTTAGGQPQFRLRNIGNRLISRSFQRNAGVGDVFRIQFGARYIFN
- a CDS encoding protoheme IX farnesyltransferase is translated as MSTAAPGAPVPVVPVERTLLQDFVTLTKPRIISLLLVTTAAPMYVAGDPSWQIVLLVMLGGYLMAGGANAVNMYLDRDIDDVMARTKLRPIPSGRMHERLVLAFGVLIATAATWMLATFVNVLTGALALAGFYFYVFVYTRWLKRSSPQNIVIGGAAGAFPPLVGWAAVTGSLDLTAFFLFLIVFYWTPPHFWALALNKQRDYGNAKVPMAPLVWGERETITQMWWYTILLVALTVLPVAWGAFGLPYLVMALVLGGFLLHGVHRVRVAADYVKPAWWVYGYSLLYLALIFLAMVIDRHLVDWLGR
- a CDS encoding amino acid permease, encoding MNATPPPATLERRLGLWSAIAVVIGSTIGSGIFRSPAGIADKLPGPLPMLMSWVAGGIFAICGALTLAEVASALPQTGGVYVFVRQGWGRVPAFVFGWSQLVMIRAASLGAIAITFSEYFWRVRTGSAASDEQAMMVRYIAAAAILLTGVFNIVGVRVGSAFTNLTVVAKYGGLMFIVLVAFAVGLPQTGGFYTPALPEGSFTIPAFGLALVSTLWAFDGWADLSYNGGEVRDPQKNLPRALIGGTLMVITIYLLANLAYLAVLPIEEIRISKLVAADVAQKVIGPAGVVFVSVTVMISTFGTLNTVLLTSPRVFFAMAADGLFFKSVAAVHPRFGTPWVAVSLTALIGATFVLLRSFEQLADAFVTAFLPFYFLAVASIYRLRGRADYQPAFRCPGYPVVPAIFMVAVLYLLGNALVQESSRWQTLGVFGACLTGVPLYYLTVGRGRGPELRAGDGGGDR
- a CDS encoding aminopeptidase P family protein — encoded protein: MLTPASLPALQSALVEAGLDGWLLYDFRGLNPVAGSLLGFHGMVTRRIFCWLPATGTPVAITHAIEQGPWADWPTEWQKVVYSSWEVFEASLPPLVRGKRIAMEYSAGDAVPVVDRVPAGVLEMVRGAGAEVVTSAELVTRFFAVWSEAEIASHRRNAEQLREIALEAFARIGKSVRAGSPLREHEVAAQIREAFVARGLEADHGPIVCASENGANPHYEPSEASPRAFREGDVVLIDLFATAPGGRGMWADQTWMASIGAPSARAVEVWTAIRDARDAAIALLDRKLAAGEAVRGGEADDAARAVVVARGFGPYFTHRTGHSIDARGLHGMGPNIDNLETRETRELVPGVGFSIEPGIYLAGEIGMRTEVNGYVDRGGRLVITPAEIQRDLIVV